The Thermacetogenium phaeum DSM 12270 genome segment TCCTTTATTGGAACGAGGCGAGCAACAGGTTTGCCTGCTTTAGCGATGATAATTTCCTCGCCTTCCTTGACGCGGGCCAGAAGTTTCGAAAAGTGTGTCTTTGCTTCATGAATATTGACTTTCCTGGACATTTTTATCAACCTCTCGACCCCATTGTAGACTAGACTAAGGACTAAGGCAAGATGAGGACTTCTCCTTATTTTGTTGCTGTTAGATGTTTTTCCAGTAAGCTGTGTTGCTGTTGTCGTGACCGTTATATACTCGGTTAAAAGTTTTAATTTTTCCTCCAGGACTTCCTT includes the following:
- a CDS encoding type II toxin-antitoxin system Phd/YefM family antitoxin; the encoded protein is MIDKEVLEEKLKLLTEYITVTTTATQLTGKTSNSNKIRRSPHLALVLSLVYNGVERLIKMSRKVNIHEAKTHFSKLLARVKEGEEIIIAKAGKPVARLVPIKEQPEKHVPGSAKGKITIAPDFDAPLSDSVLELFEK